The following coding sequences lie in one Cronobacter universalis NCTC 9529 genomic window:
- the hypA gene encoding hydrogenase maturation nickel metallochaperone HypA, with the protein MHELTLCQRAVEIIEQQAQQLGARKITGVWLEIGAFSCVERSALEFCFDLACRDTRAEGCALHLSQQEAQCWCPQCQRNVQLLTTLVRRCPHCHSADLRIDADDSVQIKRLEIEQE; encoded by the coding sequence ATGCACGAACTCACCCTCTGCCAGCGGGCAGTGGAAATTATTGAACAGCAGGCGCAGCAGCTTGGCGCGCGCAAGATCACCGGCGTGTGGCTGGAAATCGGCGCGTTCTCCTGTGTTGAGCGCAGCGCGCTGGAGTTTTGCTTTGATCTGGCGTGCCGCGACACCCGCGCCGAAGGCTGCGCGCTGCATTTAAGCCAGCAGGAGGCGCAGTGCTGGTGCCCGCAGTGCCAGCGCAACGTTCAGTTACTGACGACGCTGGTACGCCGCTGCCCGCATTGCCACAGCGCGGATCTGCGCATCGATGCCGATGACAGCGTGCAAATCAAGCGTCTGGAAATAGAACAGGAGTAG
- the hypB gene encoding hydrogenase nickel incorporation protein HypB, translating into MCTTCGCQHGNLYIEGDERNPHSPFRAAPFAAAPRAAAPISTISLNAFSPDVAPDGALDYGHGEAGTHAPGLSQRKMVEIEINVLDKNNQIAQRNRQRLAARGQLALNLVSSPGSGKTTLLTETLKRLRDATPCAVIEGDQQTVNDAERIRATGTPAIQVNTGKGCHLDAQMVEDAMARLPLADNGVLFIENVGNLVCPAGFDLGERHKVAVLSVTEGEDKPLKYPHMFAAASLMLLNKIDLLPYLNFDVEQCMAYAREVNPNITILLVSATRGDGMSAWLAWLEEQRCA; encoded by the coding sequence ATGTGTACGACCTGCGGTTGCCAGCACGGCAACCTGTATATAGAAGGCGATGAGCGCAACCCGCATTCGCCGTTTCGCGCCGCCCCCTTTGCCGCCGCGCCGCGCGCCGCGGCGCCCATCTCCACGATAAGCCTGAACGCGTTCTCGCCTGACGTAGCGCCAGATGGCGCTCTCGATTACGGCCACGGCGAGGCGGGCACCCATGCGCCCGGCTTAAGCCAGCGCAAAATGGTGGAGATTGAAATTAACGTGCTCGATAAAAACAACCAGATTGCGCAGCGCAACCGCCAGCGGCTCGCCGCGCGCGGCCAGCTGGCGCTGAACCTGGTCTCCAGCCCCGGCTCCGGCAAAACGACGCTGCTCACCGAGACCCTCAAACGCCTGCGCGACGCCACGCCCTGCGCCGTTATCGAAGGCGATCAGCAGACGGTGAACGACGCCGAGCGCATTCGCGCCACCGGTACGCCGGCGATTCAGGTCAATACCGGCAAAGGGTGTCATCTCGACGCGCAGATGGTCGAGGACGCGATGGCGCGGCTGCCGCTTGCCGATAACGGCGTGCTGTTTATTGAAAACGTCGGCAACCTGGTCTGCCCGGCGGGGTTTGATCTCGGCGAGCGCCACAAAGTGGCGGTGCTCTCGGTAACCGAGGGCGAAGATAAGCCGCTCAAGTACCCGCATATGTTCGCCGCCGCCTCTCTCATGTTGCTCAATAAAATCGACCTGCTGCCGTACCTGAACTTCGACGTCGAGCAATGCATGGCGTACGCGCGCGAGGTCAACCCGAACATCACTATCCTGCTGGTCTCCGCCACGCGCGGCGACGGCATGAGCGCGTGGCTCGCCTGGCTGGAGGAACAGCGATGTGCATAG
- a CDS encoding HypC/HybG/HupF family hydrogenase formation chaperone, translating into MCIGIPGQICELLAGNLARVEVCGVRREVDLTLVGTHDENGQPRLGQWVLVHVGFAMSLINEREARETLEALQTMFEVEPDVGALLYGEENR; encoded by the coding sequence ATGTGCATAGGCATTCCGGGGCAAATCTGTGAACTGCTCGCCGGCAATCTCGCCCGCGTCGAGGTGTGCGGCGTGCGGCGCGAGGTTGACTTAACGCTGGTGGGCACGCATGACGAGAACGGCCAGCCGCGCCTCGGCCAGTGGGTACTAGTGCATGTCGGTTTCGCCATGAGTCTGATTAACGAGCGCGAGGCGCGCGAGACGCTGGAGGCGCTGCAAACGATGTTTGAGGTGGAGCCGGATGTCGGCGCGCTGCTGTATGGCGAGGAGAACCGCTGA
- the flhA gene encoding formate hydrogenlyase transcriptional activator FlhA, with protein sequence MSYTPMSDLGQQGLFDITRTLMRQPDLCALAEALKSLLNASGMADRVNILLYHPKHQRTCFYSVDSVGNAVTYEDETVLSHGPVRRLLSRPEVLHCRYDEFAETWPQLAALPLYSAFGYYCLAPLAAEGHIFGGCEFIRDTHESFSEKAFSRLQTLTQIVSVAAEQIQTRLGNSQDYALLCRERDDFRILVAITNAVLSKLHLDELVTEISHEIHRYFSIDSISIVLPAARKGKLTIYSTHYVDEAAPLHDQSEVQEKGTLSARVFSSREMLLVNLHQRDDLAPYEQMLFEMWDNQIQTICLLPLMFGEKMLGVLKLAQCEEHIFTAANLKLLRQIAERIAIAVDNALAYQEIHRLKERLVDENLALTEQINNVPADFGEIIGRSDAMMAVMKQVEMVAKSDSTVLILGETGTGKELIARAIHNLSDRNGRRMVKMNCAAMPAGLLESDLFGHERGAFTGASAQRIGRFELADKSSLFLDEVGDMPLDLQPKLLRVLQEQEFERLGSNKVIQTDVRLIAATNRDLRQMVADREFRSDLYYRLNVFPIHLPPLRERPEDIPLLVKAFTFKIARRLGRSIDSIPAETLHVLSEMEWQGNVRELENVIERAVLLTRGNVLQLSLPELTLRPAKKPAAPPAVEVRDGEDEVARITRVLKETNGVIAGPKGAAARLGVKRTTLLSRMKRLGIDKEAL encoded by the coding sequence ATGTCATACACACCCATGAGCGATCTCGGCCAGCAAGGGCTGTTCGACATCACTCGCACTCTGATGCGCCAGCCCGATCTCTGCGCGCTGGCGGAGGCGCTGAAATCGCTGCTCAACGCCTCCGGCATGGCGGATCGGGTTAACATTCTGCTGTATCACCCGAAACATCAGCGTACCTGTTTTTACAGCGTCGACAGCGTCGGCAATGCCGTGACGTATGAAGACGAAACGGTGCTCTCTCACGGCCCGGTGCGTCGGCTGCTCTCGCGCCCCGAGGTGCTGCACTGCCGGTATGACGAATTCGCCGAGACCTGGCCGCAGCTTGCCGCGCTCCCGCTCTACTCGGCGTTTGGCTACTACTGCCTGGCGCCGCTCGCCGCCGAAGGGCATATTTTCGGCGGCTGCGAGTTTATTCGCGACACGCACGAAAGCTTTAGCGAAAAAGCGTTTTCACGGCTACAAACACTCACGCAAATCGTGAGCGTCGCGGCGGAACAAATCCAGACGCGGCTTGGCAACAGCCAGGATTACGCGCTGCTGTGCCGCGAGCGCGACGACTTTCGCATTCTGGTCGCCATCACTAACGCGGTGCTCTCCAAACTGCATCTCGACGAACTGGTGACCGAGATCTCTCACGAGATCCACCGCTATTTCAGCATCGATTCCATCAGTATCGTCCTGCCGGCGGCGCGCAAAGGCAAACTGACGATTTACTCCACGCACTATGTCGATGAGGCCGCGCCGCTGCACGATCAGAGCGAGGTGCAGGAGAAAGGCACGCTCTCGGCGCGCGTGTTCAGCTCGCGCGAAATGCTGCTGGTGAATCTGCACCAGCGCGACGATCTCGCGCCTTACGAACAGATGCTGTTTGAGATGTGGGATAACCAGATCCAGACCATCTGTCTGCTGCCGCTGATGTTCGGCGAGAAGATGCTGGGCGTGCTGAAGCTCGCGCAGTGCGAGGAGCATATTTTCACCGCCGCCAACCTCAAACTGCTGCGCCAGATTGCCGAGCGCATCGCGATTGCGGTGGATAACGCGCTGGCGTACCAGGAGATCCACCGCCTTAAAGAGCGGCTCGTGGATGAAAACCTGGCGCTGACCGAGCAGATTAATAATGTTCCGGCGGATTTCGGCGAGATCATCGGGCGCTCGGATGCGATGATGGCCGTGATGAAGCAGGTGGAGATGGTCGCCAAAAGCGACAGCACAGTGCTGATCCTGGGTGAAACCGGCACCGGCAAAGAGCTTATCGCGCGCGCGATTCATAACCTGAGCGACCGCAACGGGCGGCGCATGGTGAAGATGAACTGCGCGGCGATGCCCGCAGGGCTTCTGGAAAGCGATCTCTTTGGCCACGAGCGCGGCGCGTTTACCGGCGCCAGCGCCCAGCGCATCGGGCGTTTTGAGCTCGCTGATAAAAGCAGCCTGTTTCTGGATGAAGTGGGCGATATGCCGCTGGATTTGCAGCCGAAGCTGCTGCGCGTGTTGCAGGAGCAGGAGTTTGAGCGGCTCGGCAGCAACAAAGTCATCCAGACCGACGTGCGGCTGATTGCCGCCACCAACCGCGATTTACGGCAGATGGTGGCGGACCGCGAGTTTCGCAGCGATCTCTATTACCGCCTGAACGTGTTCCCGATCCACCTGCCTCCGCTGCGCGAGCGCCCGGAGGATATTCCGCTGCTGGTGAAGGCGTTCACCTTTAAGATCGCGCGCCGTCTGGGCCGCAGCATCGACAGTATTCCCGCCGAAACGCTGCACGTCCTGAGCGAGATGGAGTGGCAGGGCAACGTGCGCGAGCTGGAGAATGTGATTGAGCGCGCGGTCCTGCTGACGCGCGGCAATGTGTTGCAGCTCTCGTTGCCGGAGCTGACGCTGCGCCCGGCGAAAAAACCGGCCGCGCCGCCGGCCGTCGAGGTGCGCGACGGCGAAGACGAGGTGGCGCGGATAACAAGGGTTTTGAAGGAAACCAACGGCGTGATCGCCGGGCCGAAAGGCGCCGCCGCGCGTCTGGGCGTGAAGCGCACCACGCTGCTTTCCAGAATGAAGCGGCTGGGAATCGATAAAGAAGCGTTATAG
- the hypD gene encoding hydrogenase formation protein HypD — MRYVDEYRNPERVLRLMDRLCERAPRLSHTAQKPLRIMEVCGGHTHAIFKFGLDRLLPENIEFIHGPGCPVCVLPMGRIDNATEIARRPGVIFCTFGDAMRVPGKNGSLLQARAEGADVRIVYSPMDALKIAEQQPEREVVFFGLGFETTMPATALTLIQAKARGVRNFYFFCQHITLIPTLQSLLEQPDNQIDAFLAPGHVSMVIGTDPYSFIAGRFARPLVVVGFEPLDLLQGVLMLVEQRIAGESRVENQYRRVVPDAGNPAAQQAIDTVFCVKGDSEWRGLGVINHSGVRLRAPFQAFDAEAHFAPAPQQVNDSPDARCGEVLTGRCKPAQCPLFGRRCNPQNAFGALMVSSEGACAAWYQYRSEECDA, encoded by the coding sequence ATGCGTTATGTCGATGAATACCGCAACCCGGAACGGGTGCTGCGCCTGATGGACCGGCTGTGCGAGCGCGCGCCGCGCTTAAGCCACACGGCGCAGAAACCGCTGCGCATTATGGAAGTGTGCGGCGGCCACACCCACGCCATTTTTAAATTCGGCCTCGACCGCCTGCTGCCGGAGAACATCGAGTTTATCCACGGCCCCGGCTGCCCGGTCTGCGTACTGCCGATGGGACGCATCGACAACGCCACCGAAATCGCCCGCCGCCCCGGCGTTATCTTCTGCACCTTCGGCGACGCCATGCGCGTGCCGGGCAAAAACGGCTCGCTGCTCCAGGCGAGAGCCGAAGGCGCGGACGTGCGTATCGTCTATTCGCCGATGGACGCGCTGAAAATCGCCGAACAGCAGCCAGAGCGCGAGGTGGTGTTTTTCGGCTTAGGCTTTGAAACCACCATGCCCGCCACCGCGCTGACGCTTATCCAGGCGAAAGCGCGCGGCGTACGCAATTTTTACTTTTTCTGCCAGCACATTACGCTTATCCCGACGCTGCAAAGCCTGCTGGAGCAGCCGGATAACCAGATTGACGCGTTTCTGGCGCCAGGGCACGTCAGCATGGTGATAGGCACCGATCCGTATAGTTTCATCGCCGGGCGTTTCGCGCGCCCGCTGGTGGTGGTCGGTTTTGAGCCGCTGGATCTGCTACAGGGCGTGCTGATGCTGGTCGAGCAGCGCATCGCCGGAGAAAGCCGCGTGGAAAACCAGTACCGCCGCGTGGTGCCGGACGCGGGCAACCCGGCGGCGCAGCAGGCGATCGACACGGTGTTTTGCGTCAAGGGCGACAGCGAATGGCGCGGGCTCGGCGTGATAAACCACTCCGGCGTGCGGCTTCGCGCGCCGTTTCAGGCCTTTGACGCCGAGGCGCATTTCGCGCCCGCGCCGCAGCAGGTCAATGATTCCCCCGACGCCCGCTGCGGCGAGGTACTGACAGGCCGCTGTAAACCCGCCCAGTGCCCGCTCTTCGGCAGGCGCTGTAACCCGCAAAACGCCTTTGGCGCGCTGATGGTCTCCTCGGAAGGAGCCTGCGCCGCCTGGTATCAGTATCGTTCAGAGGAGTGCGACGCATGA
- the puuD gene encoding gamma-glutamyl-gamma-aminobutyrate hydrolase: MGIIFNRPMIGVVMCRNSIKGHPSQTLQEKYINAVLNAGGLPVPLPHIVAEPVLLDQLLAELDGIMLPGSPSNVQPHLYGENGDEPAADPGRDTLSIALIERALERRIPLFAICRGLQELVVATRGTLYRRLFDEPELLEHREDPELPLDQQYAPSHEVQVVPGGLLGKLIPGCNTFWVNSLHGQGARTLGARLRVEARSPDGLVEAASVIDHPFALGVQWHPEWNSSEYALSRLLFEGFITACRGFRAEKPRPA, from the coding sequence ATGGGCATTATATTTAACAGGCCGATGATAGGCGTCGTGATGTGCAGAAACAGTATCAAGGGGCACCCAAGCCAGACGTTGCAAGAGAAGTACATTAACGCCGTGCTGAACGCTGGCGGCTTGCCGGTGCCCCTGCCCCATATCGTCGCTGAACCCGTACTCCTCGATCAGCTGCTCGCGGAGCTTGACGGCATTATGCTGCCGGGCAGCCCCAGCAACGTCCAGCCGCACCTGTATGGTGAAAACGGCGATGAGCCTGCCGCCGACCCCGGGCGGGACACTCTGAGCATCGCGCTGATTGAGCGCGCGCTGGAAAGGCGCATCCCCCTTTTCGCCATCTGTCGCGGGCTTCAGGAACTGGTTGTCGCCACCAGGGGGACGCTGTATCGTCGGCTGTTTGACGAGCCGGAACTGCTGGAACACCGCGAAGATCCTGAACTGCCGCTGGATCAGCAGTACGCGCCCTCGCACGAGGTACAGGTGGTGCCGGGAGGGCTTCTTGGCAAACTGATACCGGGCTGCAACACGTTTTGGGTAAATTCGCTGCATGGCCAGGGTGCCCGCACGCTGGGCGCGCGGCTGCGCGTGGAAGCGCGCTCGCCGGACGGCCTTGTGGAAGCTGCAAGCGTTATCGATCACCCGTTTGCACTGGGGGTGCAGTGGCACCCGGAATGGAACAGCAGCGAGTACGCACTCTCGCGGCTGTTGTTTGAAGGTTTTATTACCGCCTGTCGGGGGTTTCGGGCCGAAAAGCCCCGACCCGCCTGA
- a CDS encoding APC family permease, translated as MAINYDLNVAAARPQLRKSLKLWQVVMMGLAYLTPMTVFDTFGIVSGISNGHVPASYLLALAGVLFTAISYGKLVKRFPTAGSAYTYAQQAINPHVGFLVGWSSLLDYLFLPMINVLLAKLYLSAMFPEVPQWIWVVLYVGIMTVANLKSVNLVANFNTLFVMVQVAIIAVFIFLVIHGLHKGEGTGTIWSVQPFVSENAQLLPIITGATIVCFSFLGFDAVTTLSEETPDAGKTIPRAIFLTALYGGVIFIAASFFIQLFFPTMGRFKEPDAALPEIALYVGGKLFQSVFLCCTFVNTLASGLASHASVSRLLYVMGRDNVFPEKVFGYVHPKWRTPALNVILVGVVALSALSFDLVTATALINFGALVAFTFVNLSVVNHFFLREGRNKGWKDRINFLVLPLVGALTVAVLWLNLEKSSLTMGLIWAALGLMYLTWLTRRFRRPPPMFKGE; from the coding sequence ATGGCGATTAACTACGATCTCAACGTTGCCGCGGCGCGTCCGCAGCTGCGCAAATCGCTTAAACTCTGGCAGGTGGTGATGATGGGCCTGGCCTATCTGACCCCGATGACCGTGTTCGATACCTTCGGCATTGTCTCCGGCATCAGTAACGGCCATGTGCCGGCCTCCTATTTACTGGCGCTGGCGGGCGTGCTGTTTACCGCCATCAGTTACGGCAAACTGGTCAAACGCTTCCCGACGGCGGGCTCCGCCTATACCTACGCCCAGCAGGCGATTAACCCGCACGTCGGGTTCCTGGTGGGCTGGTCGTCGCTGCTCGATTATCTGTTCCTGCCGATGATCAACGTCCTGCTGGCCAAGCTCTATCTCTCCGCGATGTTCCCGGAGGTGCCGCAGTGGATCTGGGTGGTGCTTTATGTGGGCATCATGACTGTCGCGAACCTCAAAAGCGTCAACCTGGTGGCGAACTTCAATACGCTGTTTGTCATGGTGCAGGTGGCGATCATCGCGGTATTTATTTTCCTTGTGATCCACGGCCTGCATAAGGGCGAGGGCACAGGCACCATCTGGTCGGTACAGCCGTTTGTCAGCGAAAATGCGCAGCTGTTGCCGATTATCACCGGGGCGACCATCGTCTGTTTTTCGTTTCTCGGTTTCGACGCCGTGACGACGCTCTCAGAAGAGACGCCGGATGCGGGCAAGACCATTCCGCGCGCGATTTTCCTGACGGCGCTTTACGGCGGCGTGATTTTCATCGCGGCCTCGTTTTTTATTCAGCTCTTTTTCCCGACGATGGGGCGCTTTAAGGAGCCGGATGCGGCGCTGCCGGAGATCGCGCTCTACGTGGGCGGCAAGCTGTTCCAGTCGGTTTTCCTCTGTTGTACGTTCGTAAACACGCTGGCGTCCGGCCTTGCGTCGCACGCCAGCGTGTCGCGCCTGCTGTATGTGATGGGCCGCGATAACGTGTTCCCGGAAAAGGTGTTCGGCTATGTGCACCCGAAATGGCGCACGCCCGCGCTGAACGTGATTCTGGTGGGCGTGGTGGCGCTGAGCGCGCTTTCCTTCGACCTGGTGACCGCGACGGCGCTGATTAACTTCGGCGCGCTGGTGGCGTTTACGTTTGTGAACCTCTCGGTGGTGAATCACTTTTTCCTGCGGGAAGGGCGCAATAAAGGCTGGAAGGACCGGATTAACTTTCTTGTCCTGCCGCTGGTGGGCGCGCTGACGGTCGCGGTGCTGTGGCTGAACCTGGAGAAGAGTTCGCTGACGATGGGGCTTATCTGGGCCGCGCTGGGGCTGATGTATCTGACATGGCTGACGCGCCGTTTCCGCCGCCCGCCGCCGATGTTTAAGGGTGAATGA
- a CDS encoding glutamine synthetase family protein yields the protein METNIVEVENFVHHSEERRTSAFAREVNAYLERYPLTEYVDVMLTDLNGSFRGKRIPVTGLLKVEKGCYFPASVFAMDILGNVVEEAGLGQDLGEPDRRCVPVLGSLVPSATDPEYLGQLLLTMQDEDGTPFDVEPRNVLNRLWQQLRQRGLHPVVAVELEFYLIDRQRDAEGYLQPPCAPGTQDRNTQSQVYSVDNLDRFADVLSDIDELARMQQIPADGAVAEASPGQFEINLHHTDNVLQACDHALALKRLVRLVAEKHGMQATFMAKPYEEHAGSGMHIHISIVDDNRQNVLALPDGEDSDLLKQALAGMIDMMPASMALLAPNVNSYRRFQPGMYVPTQASWGHNNRTVALRIPCGDRDSHRVEYRVAGADANPYLVMSAVLAGIVHGLENDLPLPEAVEGNGLEQEGTPFPIRQSDALYEFQVHPAMRERLGARFCEVFHACKNDELIQFERLITETEIEWMLKNA from the coding sequence ATGGAAACCAATATTGTGGAAGTAGAGAACTTTGTGCATCACAGTGAAGAGAGGCGAACCAGTGCGTTTGCGCGCGAAGTGAATGCCTACCTGGAGCGTTACCCGTTGACCGAGTATGTCGACGTAATGCTGACGGATCTCAACGGCAGTTTTCGCGGCAAACGCATTCCTGTGACGGGTCTTTTGAAAGTCGAGAAGGGTTGTTATTTCCCGGCCTCGGTCTTTGCGATGGATATTCTGGGCAATGTCGTGGAAGAGGCGGGGCTGGGGCAGGATCTCGGCGAGCCGGACCGCCGCTGCGTGCCGGTCCTGGGAAGCCTGGTGCCGTCGGCCACCGACCCGGAGTATCTCGGGCAGCTCCTGCTCACCATGCAGGATGAAGATGGTACTCCCTTTGACGTTGAGCCGCGCAATGTGCTTAACCGCCTCTGGCAGCAGTTGCGCCAGCGCGGTCTGCACCCCGTGGTAGCGGTAGAGCTGGAGTTCTATCTCATTGACCGCCAGCGCGACGCCGAAGGCTATCTCCAGCCGCCGTGCGCGCCCGGCACCCAGGATCGCAACACCCAAAGCCAGGTCTATTCGGTGGACAATCTCGACCGCTTCGCCGATGTGTTAAGCGATATCGACGAGCTGGCGCGCATGCAGCAGATCCCCGCCGACGGCGCAGTGGCCGAAGCCTCGCCAGGCCAGTTTGAAATCAACCTTCACCACACCGACAACGTCTTACAGGCCTGCGATCACGCGCTGGCGCTCAAGCGCCTCGTGCGGCTGGTGGCCGAAAAACACGGCATGCAGGCCACCTTTATGGCCAAACCCTATGAAGAGCACGCCGGCAGCGGGATGCACATTCACATCAGCATTGTCGATGACAACAGGCAGAACGTGCTGGCGCTTCCTGACGGCGAAGATTCCGACCTGCTTAAGCAGGCGCTCGCCGGCATGATCGACATGATGCCCGCCTCGATGGCGCTGCTGGCGCCGAACGTTAACTCCTACCGCCGCTTCCAGCCGGGGATGTATGTCCCGACGCAGGCCTCCTGGGGTCACAACAACCGCACCGTGGCGCTGCGCATTCCCTGCGGCGATCGCGACAGCCACCGCGTGGAATATCGCGTGGCGGGCGCGGATGCGAACCCTTATCTCGTGATGTCTGCGGTGCTTGCAGGTATAGTGCACGGCCTGGAAAACGACTTGCCGCTGCCCGAGGCGGTGGAAGGCAACGGTCTGGAGCAGGAAGGAACGCCGTTTCCTATCCGCCAGAGCGACGCCCTGTACGAATTCCAGGTTCATCCGGCGATGCGCGAGCGGCTGGGCGCGCGGTTTTGCGAGGTCTTTCACGCCTGCAAAAACGACGAGCTTATCCAGTTCGAGCGGCTCATCACCGAAACGGAAATTGAGTGGATGCTGAAAAACGCCTGA
- the hycA gene encoding formate hydrogenlyase regulator HycA, with protein sequence MILSELSQKAEFIADRHRALQTHWHTYCNTLVQAITLSRQKLHHSLGCEPQNGLCFFLFEHFAIRVEQAEGFHCRTINYLIARRDGSEETLLATAQLDAKGMLDGAVDIRDRERVLAHYLDKIGALVDGLYDAVQQDAPLRISEILAARDASSH encoded by the coding sequence ATGATCCTGTCCGAACTTAGCCAGAAGGCGGAATTTATCGCCGACCGTCACCGCGCGTTACAGACGCACTGGCACACCTACTGCAATACGCTGGTCCAGGCCATTACGCTGTCGCGCCAGAAGCTGCATCACTCGCTCGGCTGCGAGCCGCAAAACGGGTTGTGCTTCTTTCTCTTTGAGCATTTCGCCATCCGCGTGGAGCAGGCCGAAGGCTTTCACTGCCGCACCATTAACTACCTGATAGCCCGCCGCGACGGCAGCGAAGAGACGCTGCTCGCCACCGCGCAGCTCGACGCAAAAGGCATGCTGGACGGCGCGGTCGATATCCGCGACCGCGAGCGGGTGCTGGCGCACTACCTCGACAAAATCGGCGCGCTGGTCGACGGGCTCTATGACGCCGTCCAGCAAGACGCGCCGCTGCGCATCAGCGAGATCCTGGCGGCCCGCGACGCGTCGTCACATTAA
- a CDS encoding 4Fe-4S dicluster domain-containing protein yields MNRFIIADSTLCIGCHTCEAACSETHRLHGLQSRPRLTVMRNQKDSAPQLCHHCEDAPCAQVCPANAITREAGAIQLNESLCVSCKLCGIACPFGAIEFSGSRPLHIPANVNSPKAPPAPPAPARVGAFLDWTPGVRAVAVKCDLCQFDADGPACIRTCPTGALKLVDNHDIARASRRKRELTINADLGDLSLLLQPRGGE; encoded by the coding sequence GTGAACCGTTTTATCATTGCCGACTCCACGCTTTGCATCGGCTGCCACACCTGCGAGGCCGCCTGTTCAGAGACGCACCGCCTGCATGGACTGCAATCCAGGCCGCGCCTGACGGTTATGCGTAACCAAAAAGATTCCGCCCCGCAGCTGTGCCACCACTGCGAAGACGCGCCGTGCGCGCAGGTCTGTCCGGCGAACGCCATCACCCGCGAGGCGGGGGCGATTCAGCTCAATGAAAGCCTGTGCGTGAGCTGCAAACTCTGCGGCATCGCCTGTCCGTTCGGCGCGATTGAATTCTCCGGCAGCCGCCCGCTGCATATCCCGGCCAACGTCAACAGCCCGAAAGCGCCCCCCGCGCCGCCTGCGCCTGCGCGCGTCGGCGCGTTTCTCGACTGGACGCCGGGCGTGCGCGCCGTGGCGGTGAAGTGCGATCTCTGCCAGTTCGACGCGGACGGCCCGGCCTGCATACGCACCTGCCCGACCGGGGCGCTGAAGCTTGTCGATAACCACGACATCGCCCGCGCCAGCCGCCGTAAACGCGAGCTGACCATTAACGCCGATCTCGGCGACTTATCGCTGCTGCTGCAACCGCGCGGAGGAGAATAA
- the hypE gene encoding hydrogenase expression/formation protein HypE: MNIITLAHGSGGQAMQQLIDRLFMQAFANPWLAEQEDQARLPLAELTARGDRLAFSTDSYVIDPLFFPGGDIGKLAICGTANDVAVSGAVPRWLSCGFILEEGLEMATLEKVAHSMAATARAAGIQIVTGDTKVVPRGAADKLFINTAGLGAIPADIHWGARQLAPGDVLLVSGTLGDHGATILNLREQLGLEGELASDCALLSPLIQQLRAVPGVKALRDATRGGVNAVAHEFAASAGCGIELQERALPLKPAVRGVCELLGLDALNFANEGKLVIGVAREEAQHALAALRAHPLGQDAAIIGEVVAQKGVRLAGIYGVKRTLDLPHSEPLPRIC; encoded by the coding sequence ATGAACATCATTACTCTCGCCCACGGCAGCGGCGGCCAGGCGATGCAGCAGTTGATCGACCGCCTGTTTATGCAGGCATTTGCAAATCCGTGGCTGGCGGAGCAGGAAGATCAGGCGCGCCTGCCGCTCGCCGAACTGACGGCCAGAGGCGACCGGCTGGCGTTCTCCACCGACAGCTATGTTATCGATCCGCTGTTTTTCCCCGGCGGCGACATCGGTAAGCTCGCGATTTGCGGCACGGCCAATGATGTCGCGGTGAGCGGCGCCGTGCCGCGCTGGCTCTCCTGCGGTTTTATTCTTGAAGAGGGCCTGGAGATGGCGACGCTTGAAAAAGTCGCCCACAGCATGGCCGCGACGGCGCGCGCGGCAGGCATCCAGATTGTCACCGGCGACACCAAAGTGGTGCCGCGCGGCGCGGCGGATAAGCTCTTTATCAACACCGCCGGGCTTGGGGCTATCCCCGCCGATATTCACTGGGGCGCGCGGCAGCTTGCGCCCGGCGACGTGCTGCTGGTCTCCGGCACGCTTGGCGATCACGGCGCGACTATCCTTAACCTGCGTGAACAGCTGGGGCTTGAAGGGGAACTGGCGAGCGACTGCGCCCTGCTCTCGCCGCTCATTCAGCAGTTGCGCGCCGTGCCGGGCGTGAAAGCCCTGCGCGACGCTACCCGCGGCGGCGTTAACGCCGTGGCGCATGAGTTCGCGGCAAGCGCGGGGTGCGGGATCGAATTACAGGAGCGCGCGCTGCCGCTGAAACCCGCCGTGCGCGGCGTCTGCGAGCTGCTCGGGCTGGATGCGCTGAATTTCGCCAACGAAGGCAAACTGGTGATAGGCGTAGCGCGCGAGGAGGCGCAACACGCGCTGGCGGCGCTGCGCGCGCATCCGCTGGGGCAGGACGCGGCCATCATTGGCGAGGTGGTGGCGCAAAAAGGGGTACGTCTCGCCGGTATTTACGGCGTGAAGCGCACGCTTGATCTGCCGCATAGCGAACCTTTACCCCGGATCTGCTAA